A DNA window from Camelina sativa cultivar DH55 chromosome 17, Cs, whole genome shotgun sequence contains the following coding sequences:
- the LOC104759573 gene encoding putative F-box protein At1g30930, whose translation MVSGKTFDSIPDELIIEIFSRLTTKSIARCRCVSKLWNSLAPIRSGFHRHDFTELFLTKSSARPRLLIGVGKYSELRFYSTLQPQPQNSYEKLSSPVVAATEFHTKFSIGISEYKCSYTSGLIYFHNMRIPRDDEDVKRVICNPLTGQYVILPQLRGASYSYLGFDPVNKEFKVLFMSSHDTDHYILTLGTGELRWRKIQCPFTHDCLWGFEDSVCINGVLHYLAYVYDTNDPNGCSKRIVCFDVRSEKFKLVDRLANGYEGHFDGMINYKGKLCGLHLDYAYDGEYLLKLTLRVLEDVEKPEWSNYVYSLSADHSEVFKVKEEKLSVVGVTASGEIVLARKSASALFDVFYFNPEINTLQSV comes from the coding sequence ATGGTTAGTGGAAAAACTTTTGATTCCATTCCAGATGAGCTCATCATCGAGATATTCTCGAGATTGACTACAAAATCAATCGCTAGGTGCCGCTGCGTGTCGAAGCTGTGGAATTCATTGGCTCCAATCAGGTCAGGATTTCACCGTCATGATTTCACCGAGTTGTTTCTAACCAAGTCCTCGGCTCGTCCACGTCTCTTAATTGGGGTAGGAAAATACAGTGAGTTGAGATTTTACTCAACTCTTCAACCTCAGCCTCAGAATTCATATGAGAAGTTGTCTTCTCCCGTAGTAGCCGCCACCGAGTTTCATACCAAGTTCTCTATAGGCATAAGCGAATACAAATGTAGCTATACCTCTGGCTTGATCTATTTTCATAATATGCGCATCCCAAGGGATGATGAAGATGTAAAGCGTGTGATATGTAACCCTCTCACAGGACAGTATGTGATCTTACCTCAACTTAGAGGTGCTTCGTATAGCTACCTAGGGTTTGATCCGGTTAACAAGGAATTCAAGGTATTGTTCATGTCTAGTCATGATACAGATCATTATATTTTGACACTGGGAACTGGGGAGTTGAGGTGGCGGAAGATCCAATGTCCTTTTACACATGATTGTCTATGGGGTTTTGAGGACAGCGTTTGCATCAATGGGGTTTTGCATTACTTAGCTTATGTTTATGATACTAATGATCCTAATGGATGCTCTAAAAGGATAGTTTGCTTCGATGTTAGATCTGAGAAATTCAAGCTCGTTGACCGTTTAGCAAACGGTTATGAAGGCCATTTTGATGGGATGATAAACTATAAGGGGAAATTATGTGGGCTTCATTTGGATTATGCTTATGATGGTGAATATCTTCTTAAGTTGACTTTGAGGGTTCTAGAAGATGTCGAGAAGCCTGAATGGTCCAACTATGTCTACTCTTTGTCGGCTGATCATAGTGAAGTTTTTAAGGTCAAAGAAGAGAAGCTATCCGTTGTTGGGGTGACTGCTTCAGGTGAAATTGTTTTGGCGAGGAAATCTGCGTCTGCACTGTTtgatgttttctattttaatcCCGAAATTAACACTCTCCAGAGTGTTTGA
- the LOC104757485 gene encoding putative F-box protein At1g31090, which yields MVRRKTFDSIPQIFSRLSTKSIGRCRCVSKLWAFTLYRHDFTELFITKSLARPRLLFVVSQHLDWSFYSTPQPQNQYEKSSLVVAATDFHTNFSKGTSDYDCSYASGLIYFRSFRNMSIPREDKDTKRVMCNPLTGQYVILPELRVRKGTLSKVLKSKVFGRIIIP from the exons ATGGTTAGGAGAAAAACTTTTGATTCCATTCCACAGATATTCTCGAGATTGTCTACAAAATCAATCGGTAGGTGTCGTTGCGTGTCGAAGCTATGGGCGTTCACACTTTACCGTCATGATTTCACCGAGTTGTTTATAACCAAGTCCTTGGCTCGTCCACGTCTCTTATTTGTGGTCAGCCAACACCTTGATTGGAGCTTTTACTCAACGCCTCAGCCTCAGAATCAATATGAGAAGTCTTCTCTTGTAGTAGCCGCTACTGATTTTCATACCAACTTCTCTAAAGGCACTAGCGATTACGATTGTAGCTATGCCTCTGGATTGATCTATTTTCGTAGTTTTCGTAATATGTCCATCCCAAGGGAAGATAAAGATACAAAGCGTGTGATGTGTAACCCTCTCACAGGACAGTATGTTATCTTACCTGAACTTAGAG TCCGGAAAGGAACACTCTCCAAagtgttgaaatccaaggtGTTCGGGCGGATCATAATTCCATAG